The genomic DNA GTGTATCAGATTCATCCCTTGGGCAAAGTCTGTGTACTGTTTACTTGTCCACTTGTTCTTCGATTTGCTTGCAGGTTCAAGGCTGTTCTTGGCACggcaagaacaacaacaaattgTAGTCGGTGTAACTGTCGCTAAGGCGTAGCGCCCCTGTTGGTCGTTGTAGTCAGGCAGCACAACGTCGGATCtacccaaatcgagttatctcCCACTCACCAAAAGATCGGGAacaaaccctagcgggttcatatcacaaTATGGCCCCATAAACCCAACCGTTTCTCTTACCTAAGCACCCAGGCCGGCCTCTAGCTCTGGCGAGCTTGTCGGCGCGGAGGACAGGGAGGGAGAGCGCATAGCATAGAGGGCAGAGGCTCGAGGCGAGCCCTACCTAGGCACGCGCACCGTGCGTCGAGAGTGCCGTCCATGCACACGCGGCTGACACGCCTTGCTAGGATGCCTCCGACAAGTGCGATGTGTGCCACATCATCCGGCGCGGCTTTTCCACCAGAAAGGAAGAGGCAAGGCCTGCATGGCTGTGTTCAGCTAATACCACACGTTCGAGTCCATTGAGGCGCCCGCCCGCAACAACGGAGACATGGCCGGCACGCGCAAGACGCTGCTGAAGGGGCGTGGCTGACCGCTGCCGTGGGAGGTGAAGCTGGGGGTATCCATGGGCTCCTTGCTCACCATCCTATTCGCGGGAATGTCGGCGCACCTTCGGTGAAGAAGAGCAGGGAAGGGAGGATACAACTAGCCTGCCGCTGTAGATTGATTGGATAACCGGTCGGTGTGGTCTACATGGATTTGGTGGTTGCTGATTcgagggaggaaggaggaggatgagctgATTGCTACCGATTTGGAGTTGGGGAAAAGTACCAGCACAACGCCGTCGGGCATGAGATGCAGAGGGCAGAGCGttaggaggaagaagaacaaacGATCCTATGTATTAGAACTTGGAGATATATGTATTATGCGGTTATGCTCAAAGTGTTTGAATGGACTACTTATTTCATATCTTCTTATGCAACATATGAACATCTATCCGTTAGATTTGTGTAGCTAAAATAATATAAATGTATGCTGTGTCCTacttaatttttaattttcatcACGGTATATATGATAATCATTGATCTGTGCAGTGGCATGTAAGGAATGAGGTAAATTTCACTCCATTCCTTGAGAGGGGTATAATGGTCTTTTCCATCTCTAGAGAACAACTTGGGGAGGTAAAAACCCGGAAAAAGAGACAGGGCTGTCATCATTTTGCATTGCTGGGCCCTTATGGGCCATTATGTTTGGCCCAGCCCGTCTCTGTTTCCATGCTGCCCAGCCCAGCACATCCCGTCTCGTCCTCGGCCGCTCCGGCCGCGACCTCCCGTCAATCGTGCGTGCCCGCTGCGCCGCAGCTCCTCTCGCCCGCAGCGCCCCACGCCGGTGATCCCGCAGGGCGGCTGGAGGAGGCGACGAGGGCCaaggggcgccgccgctgccgacccACCTCTCGTGGCCGGCAGACTGCGCCGCTACTCCGCAGCTAGCCTCTGGTCCGTCCCTCGACGTGCTCCGCCGCAGCGCGCTCGATCGGTGTGAGGTATTGGCCGATTACTGCCTCCTCCCTTGTCGCCATTGATTCGCGTGTGCTCGGATTTCTCAGTTCTGTGCGACCTTGCCTTCTGCATTAGCTGTAGACTGAAAATTCCTGTAACACTTGATTAATTCTTCTCCTCTCCCCTCGTCGTCCACCTCTCTCTTAGGCTGGAGTGGAGCAGAGATCCACCCGAACTTGGATAGGTTCCTTTCCAACTCACTCATCCCTGGACAGATGGCGCAGATCCCCAACCTTGACAATGCGCCGCTCAACCTTGCAGCCCTCAGGTCCTCCCTATCCCGTTCCCCTCTTCCTATCTGTTATGCCTCTGGATTCTGACATGCCTGTTTGCTCCAATTGCAGGGAGCAGTCGCAGAAGGACCTACTCGGCATCCTAAAAAGCGTGGGTTTCTTGTCTCATACTGCTCGTTGCGACCATGGCCTCCATGCTGAATTGAGAAATTAAGTTTCCTTTGTGGTGGATATCAGATAAGGGGGAAGAAGTGTCTGGTCATTGACCCGAAGCTCGCTGGGACCCTGTCGCTGATCGTGCAGACATCCCTGCTAAAGGTGCAATGTTGCTTTGTTGTCTTCCATAACTCTGTATTGCAGTAATATTCGTTGCACTCCCTTTTATACATCATATCAAGGGTGAGGCTATTGCCACATTTCATTTGCGGAGTTTCAGACTTGCTTATCTCATTATGTGGCTTGTTCTGCTTATCAGGAGTACGGTGCGGAGTTGCGAATTCTCTCTTCTGATCCCTTGCAGACGGAATGCCCGAAAATTGTATATCTTGTGCGCTCTCAGCTGAGCTTAATGAAATTCATTGCAAGTCAGATCAGGAATGATGAATCTAAAGGGCTCCAAAGGGAATACTTCCTTTACTTTGTACCACGCCGCATTGTTGCTTGTGAGAAGGTACCTCTTGTTCTTTTTTATGTTTGGACTAATCCTTTTGTGGTTCCTTATTGTTATTTGTGCTGGAGGTCCAGTTTGTTGGATCTTAGAATAGTTTCCAATGCTTACTGCTATTTAGTTATTCTATATTTAAATTTAGTAAGAGTGAAAACTCAAAGTGATCACAATTGCCATATGATGGATATGTTTAGCTTGCATGAGAGTAGATATTGCTGAGTCTAGTGGAAAATTGGTTTAATTAGGTTCCAAAAATTGGCAGCCGAAGCTAGTCCATCAGTTTATTACTCTGCCCTTAGGCTATGCTTAGACATGAGTTCAACGATACCACCTAGTGTATTGTATCTGGCATGTTAAGCATTGGCAGATATGTAATTACAAATTTTTAGTGGCGTGTAAGGAATTGCCTATTTATAATATATAATCCTGCTTTGCGTAACCTAAGGCCAGTATCTAGAATCTTATAATCTGTAGTATGAGATCCGAGCAGGGCCTAAATGGGTCGCAATGGAGTCACTAGTTCGATGACCTGGTTCAATCAACAGATATGTTGCCCAGGATACATATCAGGCCTGAAATGTTATTTCCAGTTGAACATCGTGAACTTCTACATAGTTAATTCCCAGATATGTATTTGAGGTTTTAATAACAAATGAGCTTTAATTGAAGGCAATCTTGTCTTTCTTGCTGCCATGAAGATGAATGGAAATAAAACATGTTTAGTTTATAATTAAACTGTTATTGGAATATGGCTTATATTGTTTTACTTGGCACCTGCAGATCCTGGAGGAAGAGAAAGTTCATCAGAAACTGACACTTGGAGAATACCCTTTGTATCTAGTTCCATTGGATGATGATGTCCTTTCTTTTGAACTTGACCATTCTTTGCAGGTATTGATGCATGTTATCTAGCATTTGTGTTCCGATATTCTGAATCTTGTTTGAGCTCCTATGTCTTTTAGGAATGTCTCATTGAAGGAGATACAAGTTCTATCTGGCATGTTGCAAAAGCAATTCATAAACTAGAGGTATTTATGTCCTTCCTCCTTGTATTTGAAATTTATATATTATGTGCAAGAAGCAAGATGCATCTGTTTGTGGATGAGGCACCATATGGACATGCTAAATTGTTATCTGCTACTGAACTATAGAGTGCGGAGTATTTACCAATTTCATAAATCTGCAAAATCACAAGTTCTAAATATTTTGTTAAGTAGAAGGCATGACACCCTGTTGTACTTTGGAATACTGACTTATAAGATTCTTGAAGTTATGCATAGTATTGCATCTTTTTGCCAGTTTGCCTTTGGAGTTATCCCAAATGTTAGGGCTAAGGGTGTGGCATCTACCAAAGCTGCAGAGTTGTTGAATAATATGCAACTAGAGGATCCGGTCAACATGGATGATGTAACACCAACtgatcttttccttttttttttctgactcAGATTTCTAAAATTATTTGACCTGATTAGTTTTGTTTGTATCCTTTGCTGATTCATAGATGGGCATTCCGGAGATAAACACTGTTATTCTATTAGACAGAGAGGTAAATGTTCTATTCTATTCTGTTTGTACTGTGATTTACATTTCTGAAAACAATCATGTTGCGCTTCTTGATTTCTCCTGTTTTTGTCATATGTTCCTATTTTGAGTCATCAAGTGATACATTTTATATAGTTTTTCTTATCTGTTATAATTTTGTTTCCATTCAGGTGGACATGGTAACACCAATGTGCTCTCAGTTGACATATGAAGGCTTGCTGGATGAGGTAGAAAGAAGCTTTTCATCCTGGCATAGATCATGAGAATATGATCTGTTTGTGTTTTCTTTTAACCACAGTAAAATCATCATATGCCTATGAACTTGCATCTGATAATAAAGTATTATCTAAAGATGGAACCAGCAAGTATAGAATGACTaccaaataaaaaaagaggGAATTTGCTCTGATATAGATTATGGCTTGGCCTTCTTGGACCACCTAAGTGCAATTACGATAAAAGAAAGGATAGGTAGAATTTTAAAATAAAgtatttactttattttttataaGTACTTGCCAATCTAGTTATCCACCTATCTACAAATCCTTTCTTTTATTGTAATTGCACTTAGGTGGTATGCAGGCCTGGTAAAGGGCCTAAAAAAACTTAGCCTACAAAATTTAAGGACCGAGCTCAAAAAGGGTCAGGCTAAATTTTTATATGATTGTGAGTTAAAACTAAGGACGTTAGGGCCATGATCCGTTACCACCCCTATCTGTATAACACTAACAACAGTTTATCTAAAGATGGAACCAGCAAGAAACATTGTCCCTTTCTCTTACCAGTTGCATGCTCAATGCAACAAAAAAATTTGATTGCTGCATCCATCTTTCTGACCCCACTAGATTCTCTGTTAATATTTCTGCATGTCTGATGAGATTGAACAATAATGATTTTGCTGATGGGCCAATGCAGTTAAAGTCAACATTTCAACAAAGGCCATCTAAAACTCTTAGCCGTTAACTTAATTGTTTTGACTCCAGCAAACTTTATGTGACTATTAAGTTGAATACTGATATTCAAAAAGGTATTTAGAATGGCCTTTCAAATGTAATATCGGTAGATTTTTCAACAAAACGTCTTCCAGAATGCCTTTCAATATCCTATATTCTCCTAATTAATAATAATACAAACTAGCGTAAAAAGAGTTAGATGTGTATTGAAGGCTGTCAAATGTCTGAAATGTCCTTTTCTTTGAATGGCAGCAGCATATGATAGTATGTCATAGTCGAATAAACACTTTCATGGTTCACTATTGGTGTGCTAAGGTGCATATTGGAGGTGACCTATTTGGTATTCTTGAACTATCTATGAAAAGCATTTAGCCATTCCATAATGGCTAATTTGCTTTGTGTTTTTCATTTTGAGTGTGGAGAGTGGGTGTGATATTTCCCATCCTTGTATTGATTCTCTTACCCTTGTACTGTTAGGTTCCATTTCTTACTATGATGCTCTTTTAGCAAATACCTGCTGCTAGATTGCACATGATGATCTTGGAATCTTATTTTATGTAGCAATAAATATGCAGCTGCATGCTTACCTGTTTTATGTGCAGCAGTAAGCAGGGTAATATTGCCTAGGATTTTTGCTTAATGCATGCTCGTCTGTGTTTTTTTTGCCTATTTTGTTCTGTATGGCTCTGAAAGCAACAATAAGCAATCATCACTGCATGGATGGTAGGtctgagaattttttttttgcttaacTCAGTGCAATATAGATGATCTATCATGCACTTTTAGAGAAGAGATTTTCGACAATCCTAAAGCTGCATTGCTAGTGTGATATAGAATCTCAAGTTGTTTGAAATGAATTCTATGATCGTGTAATATTCTACAGATGCTGCAAATTAATAATGGTTCAGTGGAAGTTGATGCGAGCATCATGGGAACTCAACAAGATGGGAAAAAGGTTAAGGTTCCACTGAATTCGAGGTAAATATCCCTGTCTCAATTAGCGACGATTAATTTGCTTTTTGTATTTTTAAATACCCCTTTCTATCACAAATATAAGTCGTTTTATggttgtcctaagtcaaaccattttaGATGTCATAAACGACTTATATTTGTAGAAATTACATATTGCTAAAATTGTAAATTTGCTGTGTGCCTATGAATACTTTGTCTGTAAGGAAGCATTGTTgctattttttaaaattattttggATACTCTGTTGACAACATTGGCCTTATCAAGATACTTACGATTCATTTTTCACAGTTTGAAACTTTTGGATGTAGAAAGTTTAGATTTTTGTTACCAATGGATTCTATAGTTTTCATATGTTGGAAGTTACTATTTGTGACTCTTTCCAATCAAAGCAATGGTGTGAAATGTCTGCAATCAAACTTCTGATGTTTGATCAGTTACCTTCATGAGTATCTAGATTGGCTGTGGAAATGTTCTGGCTGacttttctcaaaaaaaaaaactttcctaACATTACCAtttaataatttacaaatatatTGGATTCAGACTGGTACTTGTTTGTGACTGTAGGTAGTGCAAATATATGTGTTTTATTGTCTTATTGTACATAGGCTTACATGCTATCTTTCTGTATGTGGAGCTATGAATTTATATTTGCAATCTTTCGTTTTCAGTGATAAGTTGTACAAGGAGATTCGTGACCTCAACTTTGAAGTTGTAGTTCAGGTTTGCTCCACGGACTTTAATTCTTGTTAATTTCATATGAAAGAGTTTTGTGCTAATTCTTTTGTGGTTTTGGTTGTACCTGCTGTTGTCATAGCTTATGAATGAGTCTGGTTCCAGTTTGTTAGTCACAGCTGCCATCATTCTATCAAGtttaaattattttaaattGTACTGTCTGCAGGTTTTACGTCAAAAAGCAACATCTATTCAGCAAGATTACGCGGAAGTGAAATCCACCAACGTAAGAATTAAATTGTGCTAATTCTTTTTTCAGATGATTTCCTGATATAAGTTTATTTTTGAGACCATTTACTGTTAGAATCAGGAGTCCCTATGATATATAAAGGTTGAAATGTTGCTCCTCTATATATAAGAATTGAGTATTTTGCTTGTTTGTCAAGTTTAGACGATATCCACTTTTTAGTCTGTTTCATTTCTTGCTGTTATTAGAAATTTATGATAAAAGTGGCATGCATTTTCTGCTGTTGAGGAGTGATATGAATTGAATTGATTTTGATTCAGCTGGTTTGATATTTACAGGATaagaaaaatgttaaaaatACCATTCACATTGTATAAAATTGTCTTATTGAGGATTTAGGGGGGGCACCTCTGATAGCTCCATCTTGTTTGCTTGGATAATAATACCAACTCTTTAAATCTAGGTGTGGACATGCTTTGATTGAACTCTTAGCATGAATAACTTGCTACTTTCTAGGTGTGTGTGACCTTGTATCCAATTTTGTGCAAATGTCTGTTTATTTCTAGTTTTTTACAGTAAATTACCTTTCTTGCTAGTACAATGTGGAAATTGGAAAAGGAAATTAATTTATTAATATTGTCGTTTTAACAGACTCAGTCTGTTTCTGAGCTCAAGGATTTTGTGAGGAGATTGCACTCGCTACCGGAGATAGCTGTGAGTTTATTGCATGGCTTCATTCTATCTCTGTTATTATTTTACTAACTTATTGTATGCAATGGTTTAGAGGCATGTTCATTTGGCGCAACACTTGCAATCCTTCACAGGAAAACCCTCATTCCATGCCCGACTAGACATAGAACAAACGATATTGGAGGTTCAGAACTTTGAAATGTGAGTTTATCGTTGTATTACTGTTTTTTATCCTTTGAACGCACAGCTGAGCTTCGTGTCATTTCATTTCCACTgctctttaattttcttttgtttcattttcTTGTAGTTCATTCATCACTCCTATTTAACTTATCATTAAGTTTACCCATTTTCTTAAAGTATCCCtttttgtatgcttgtttctatTGACGTGCAGGAACTTAATGAATGAGTAAAATAAGTTCTCTTGAGCTATCACAAAGTTGAACTTGTGTTTTGAATTGCACTTATCAGTGTTTCAAAGGCGATGCCAAGGCATCCAGGCGGACCCAGCTCGCCTTGGGGTTGGGGAACAGCTATGCCTTGTGGCCTAGGCGTACACAGCTCACCTTGGGTTATCTTGTCGCCTTTGAAACACTGGCATTTATATTGATATTTTTACTTCAATACTCGTACAAGATCTGCCTAAAATGTTATGTGAAGTTTGGCCACATGTTTTCTATCCTGATAAAccacaatattttttttgtttgctccCAAATTATGTTTGTATATGAGCTAAGTTAACTTCATCCCCAGATGCTTTGAGTACGTCGAGGAGATGATACATAAGCAGGAACCTATTGAAAATGTGCTTCGCCTTCTAGTGTTACTCTCTCTTACAAATGCTGGGTTGCCAAAGAAGAATTTTGATTACTTGAGGTATGCTTATGTAGGTTTACAagctttcttttttcctttatttatttttgtggAAAGTTTTATGTTCATTATTTGGTTCAATGCTTTACAGCACTCAGGGATGTGCTTCTTCTCCCAACTTTTAATGAACTAAAGTTTTGACTTTTGACTTGTGTTGGTACCTAGACATACTAAATATGAAGCATCCATGTATTTTGCACCAGTCCTGCGTCAAGCTAGTGCataataaatttaaaaaatttgATGAATCACCATCCATAAATGACAATTAAATGTTgaacaatattagaaattcatAAATAGGCTTTATGGCCAAGTTTTTAAACTTTTGTTTTGTACAACAAGATGGCCAGGCAAAGTCTTATAGACCTTCACCTTTATAAATTGAAAGTGGGTACATGTCTTGTCAGAGGCTTCTTTGACTTGTGAACTAGGACCAGGCCCCTGACTGCGAGCTAGACATCATCTTGATTCCGATATCCTGATGCATGAAATTGGTGACTAGTTGGGGTGCTATCGTTCTCAGTATTCTGTGACACTGCTTCATTCAAGTCACAGATTGGCTATAATAATTGCCCCTCAAACATAAGACAATTTGTTATGGCCTTTTTAACAAATGTAAGGCATCTTTCATACTCCAATGTAAAACAAGTCCCTGTACACCCTTAAGAAATTTCTACCTTTTATTGTGTATTGTTTGCATGTACGAAAATATAGACTTAGAGATTAGAGACAATAATTAGGGATGGTGCAGTCATTTTATGTCTTCTTGATCTGCAATTGCATTTGTCATACATCTGTTAGAATTTATTTGTTAGATTCCAGCATACTGTGGAATGTGGGCTTAATCCTTGTTTACTCTGCTTTCTATCCTACTCTCTAGGCGGGAGATGCTGCATAGCTATGGCTTTGAGCACATGAACTTATTATACAATCTGGAAAAGGCTGGCCTTTTTAAGAAGCAGGTTAGTCAGATTTGTCCTCACTGAACTTTTTCTTCAAAGTTGTCCATGGCTCCTTCAGTGTTTTCTATCTTTTCCTTTCTAATCTTCTATGCCATATTATTGTGCTTCCCAGGAATCAAGAAGCAATTGGGTTGGTATTACAAGAGCTCTGCAGCTTATAGTCGATGTAAATGATACAGCAAAGTATTAACACTTGCCTTTATGTTTACTTTGCATGTTATCTTCCATTTGCTCATCATAcaaatgtatggtttcatgtatGCATGGTCACATAAACACATATTAGTTTATGCTATAAAATTGCGGCATGTAAATCTGCTGGTGACTTGCACTGTTTGTCTTCCATATAACTATATAAGTAATATAGATTGTTAGAGTCTTCAGTTGTACTAGAGATGAGTTAACATATCTTTAGTTGCTTCCACTAATAATTTGGTAGGAATGCAATAATTGGGGGTTTTGATACATTGGATTAAACTTTATGCTAAAATTTTATCTCTAATGTTTCAGAGTCATTTTGTTTCAGTTCTGTTCAAATTTTGTTTTAGAAGTTATTCGTTTTCTTCCAATGCATTGCTTCATTGTTATGATTATTAAATGCATAATTATGGCCATTCTTCTGCTTGTCGCAACTATTTTGTATATCTTTGGTTACACCATCTACTAATCTATTCTTATTGAAATCTCAGCCCTAGTGATATATCGTACATCTTTTCTGGATATGCACCTCTTAGTATTCGCCTTGTT from Setaria italica strain Yugu1 chromosome VII, Setaria_italica_v2.0, whole genome shotgun sequence includes the following:
- the LOC101754262 gene encoding vacuolar protein-sorting-associated protein 33 homolog, whose product is MAQIPNLDNAPLNLAALREQSQKDLLGILKSIRGKKCLVIDPKLAGTLSLIVQTSLLKEYGAELRILSSDPLQTECPKIVYLVRSQLSLMKFIASQIRNDESKGLQREYFLYFVPRRIVACEKILEEEKVHQKLTLGEYPLYLVPLDDDVLSFELDHSLQECLIEGDTSSIWHVAKAIHKLEFAFGVIPNVRAKGVASTKAAELLNNMQLEDPVNMDDMGIPEINTVILLDREVDMVTPMCSQLTYEGLLDEMLQINNGSVEVDASIMGTQQDGKKVKVPLNSSDKLYKEIRDLNFEVVVQVLRQKATSIQQDYAEVKSTNTQSVSELKDFVRRLHSLPEIARHVHLAQHLQSFTGKPSFHARLDIEQTILEVQNFEICFEYVEEMIHKQEPIENVLRLLVLLSLTNAGLPKKNFDYLRREMLHSYGFEHMNLLYNLEKAGLFKKQESRSNWVGITRALQLIVDVNDTANPSDISYIFSGYAPLSIRLVQHAVRSGWRSIEELLKLLPGPHLDLKRGGLTIDSSLEVHPGSGAQQSIDRVGHRSLVLVVFIGGVTFAEIAALRFLSAQEGMGYDFLVATTKVVNGNTILRPIIASSKSGMM